A genomic window from Deltaproteobacteria bacterium includes:
- a CDS encoding GMC family oxidoreductase, translated as TLAYRLAPSGKRILLLERGGYVPREKQNWDSRAVEVENRYHIKEPWYDRDGKEFHAGTHYFVGGNTKFYGAALIRLRRQDFGQVAHHGGVSPAWPIAYDDLEPYYTEAEHLYQVHGLRGSDPTEPPASAPYLHPPLSHEPRIQQLVDDLTRIGHRPFHMPVGVMLDEQNPRQSRCIRCDTCDGFPCLVYAKADAQVICVDPALAHPNVTLVTDAYVSRLETSASGREVTKVHVERDGAHETYSAGVVAVSCGAVNSAALLLRSASDQHPRGLANGSGVVGRHYMCHLNSMLLAVSREPNPTRFQKTWGLNDFYFPSKEWDYPMGHISMIGKTDANTLRAGAPRIAPGWTLEKMAEHTLSFWLTSEDLPHPDNRVTVDRDGRITLAYRPNNEEGHRRLIAKLKGMLKEIRCHDHLIPLNAYIPARIPLAGVAHQNGTVRFGRDPKTSALDVHCKAHDVDNLYVVDASFFPSSCAVNPALTIMANALRVGDHVRERLG; from the coding sequence GACGCTCGCCTACCGCCTCGCGCCCTCGGGCAAGCGCATCCTCCTCCTCGAGCGGGGCGGCTACGTGCCGCGCGAGAAGCAGAACTGGGACTCGCGCGCCGTCGAGGTCGAGAACCGCTACCACATCAAGGAGCCCTGGTACGACCGCGACGGCAAGGAGTTCCACGCCGGCACGCACTACTTCGTCGGCGGGAACACCAAGTTCTACGGCGCCGCGCTGATCCGGCTCCGCAGGCAGGACTTCGGCCAGGTCGCCCACCACGGCGGCGTCTCGCCCGCCTGGCCGATCGCGTACGACGACCTGGAGCCGTACTACACCGAGGCCGAGCATCTCTACCAGGTGCACGGGCTCCGCGGTAGCGATCCGACGGAGCCGCCCGCGAGCGCGCCCTACCTCCATCCACCCCTCAGCCACGAGCCGCGCATCCAGCAGCTGGTCGACGACCTGACGCGCATCGGGCACCGGCCGTTCCACATGCCCGTCGGCGTCATGCTCGACGAGCAGAACCCGCGGCAGAGCCGCTGCATCCGCTGCGACACCTGCGACGGCTTCCCGTGCCTCGTCTACGCGAAGGCGGACGCGCAGGTGATCTGCGTGGATCCCGCCCTCGCGCACCCGAACGTCACGCTGGTCACCGACGCGTACGTGTCGCGCCTCGAGACGAGCGCGTCGGGGCGCGAGGTGACGAAGGTCCACGTCGAGCGCGACGGAGCGCACGAGACGTACTCGGCCGGCGTCGTCGCCGTCTCGTGCGGGGCCGTCAACTCGGCCGCGCTCCTCCTCCGCTCCGCGAGCGACCAGCACCCCCGCGGCCTCGCCAACGGCTCCGGCGTCGTCGGCCGCCACTACATGTGCCATCTGAACTCGATGCTCCTCGCCGTCTCCCGCGAGCCGAACCCGACGCGCTTCCAGAAGACCTGGGGCCTGAACGACTTCTACTTCCCGTCGAAGGAGTGGGACTACCCGATGGGCCACATCTCGATGATCGGGAAGACCGACGCGAACACGCTCCGCGCCGGGGCGCCACGCATCGCGCCGGGCTGGACGCTCGAGAAGATGGCCGAGCACACGCTCTCCTTCTGGCTCACCTCCGAGGACCTGCCCCACCCCGACAACCGGGTCACCGTCGACCGCGACGGCCGGATCACCCTCGCCTACAGACCGAACAACGAGGAGGGGCACCGGCGTCTCATCGCGAAGCTCAAGGGCATGCTCAAGGAGATCCGCTGCCACGATCACCTGATTCCCCTGAACGCCTACATCCCGGCGCGCATCCCGCTGGCCGGCGTGGCGCACCAGAACGGTACCGTCCGCTTCGGCCGCGACCCGAAGACGTCGGCCCTCGACGTCCACTGCAAGGCCCACGACGTCGACAACCTCTACGTCGTCGACGCGAGCTTCTTCCCCTCGAGCTGTGCCGTGAACCCGGCCCTCACCATCATGGCGAACGCCCTGCGGGTCGGCGATCACGTCCGGGAGCGGCTCGGGTGA